Proteins found in one Ferrovibrio sp. MS7 genomic segment:
- a CDS encoding TatD family hydrolase, producing MLIDSHCHLDFPDFSTELDAVVARAREARVGLMLTISTRLDKFAQVLAVAERFPDVYCTVGIHPHEADDHVDVAAAKLIELSKHPKVVGIGETGLDYFYEHGSRAAQKSCFLAHIQAARETGLPIIIHTRDADDDTAEILDQEMAKGAFKGLLHCFSSGHALAERAVAHGMMVSFSGILTFKNAKAVQASATSLPLESLLVETDAPYLAPIPMRGKRNEPAYVAHTAAYLAQLRGIGVADLQRLTTANFLRLFDKVPPQAVGAALAA from the coding sequence ATGCTTATTGACAGTCACTGCCATCTCGACTTTCCGGATTTCAGCACCGAGCTGGATGCCGTGGTGGCACGTGCGCGCGAGGCCCGTGTCGGCCTGATGCTGACGATTTCGACGCGGCTCGACAAGTTCGCCCAGGTACTGGCGGTGGCCGAGCGTTTTCCTGATGTGTATTGCACCGTCGGCATTCATCCGCATGAAGCCGACGACCATGTGGATGTGGCGGCGGCGAAGCTGATCGAGCTGTCGAAGCACCCGAAGGTGGTCGGCATCGGCGAGACCGGGCTGGATTACTTCTACGAACACGGCAGCCGCGCGGCGCAGAAAAGCTGCTTCCTGGCGCATATCCAGGCGGCGCGCGAAACCGGCCTGCCGATCATCATTCACACCCGCGATGCCGATGACGACACGGCGGAGATTCTCGATCAGGAAATGGCCAAGGGCGCCTTCAAGGGCCTGCTGCATTGCTTCTCGTCCGGCCATGCACTGGCCGAACGCGCCGTCGCCCATGGCATGATGGTGTCCTTCTCCGGCATCCTTACGTTCAAGAACGCGAAAGCCGTGCAGGCCAGCGCGACATCCCTGCCGCTGGAAAGCCTGCTGGTGGAGACGGATGCGCCATATCTGGCGCCGATCCCGATGCGCGGCAAGCGCAACGAGCCCGCCTATGTGGCCCATACCGCTGCCTATCTGGCGCAACTGCGCGGCATCGGCGTGGCTGATCTGCAGCGCCTGACCACGGCGAATTTCCTGCGCCTGTTCGACAAGGTGCCGCCGCAGGCGGTCGGCGCCGCACTCGCTGCCTGA